The genomic region GATCATCAACACCCGCGACGAACCGCACGCCGATGCCGAGAAGTACCGCAGGCTGCACGTCATCGTCGGTGACTCGAACATGTGCGAATCCACCACGATGCTCAAGGTGGGCACGGCCTCGCTGGTGCTGGAGATGATCGAGGCCGGCGTGGCGTTCCGCGACTTCTCGCTGGACAATCCGATCCGCGCGATCCGCGAGGTCAGCCACGACCTGACCGGGCGCAGGCCGGTACGGCTGGCCGGCGGTAGACAGGCCAGCGCGCTCGACATCCAGCGCGAGTACTACGGCCGCGCCGTCGACTACCTGCAGACGCGGGAGCCGGACACCCAGATCCAGCAGGTCGTCGACCTGTGGGGGCGGCAACTCGACGCGGTGGAGAGTCAGGACTTCGCCAAGGTGGACACCGAGATCGACTGGGTCATCAAGCGCAAGCTGTTCGCCCGCTACCAGGACCGCTACAACATGGAGCTGTCCGACCCGAAGATCAGCCAACTCGACCTGGCCTATCACGACATCAAGCGCGGCCGCGGCGTGTTCGACCTGCTGCAGCGCAAGGGACTTGCCGCCCGGATCACCACCGACGAGGACATCGAGGCCGCGGTCAACACGCCGCCGCAGACCACCCGGGCCAAGCTGCGCGGCGAGTTCATCAGCGCCGCTCAGGAGGCCGGGCGCGACTTCACCGTCGACTGGGTGCACCTCAAGCTCAACGACCAGGCCCAGCGCACCGTGCTGTGCAAGGACCCGTTCCGCTCGGTCGACGAGCGGGTCAAGCGCCTGATCGCCAGCATGTAACTTCTCCTGCGCGAGCGCTCACTCTTGTACGGTTTGAGCGCCGAAATCCGTACCACGATGAGCGCTCACCGGTTATCCACAGGGCATGCTGGCGGCGCTGGCCGTCGGCGGCCAAGAATTCCGGAATGCCACCGGACCTCGTCGCCGTCTTCGCGGAGCAGGGACGGGTCGCCACGTCGGCGCAGATCCTGCGGCACGTCAGCCGTCGAGCGATGCAGCGCCGACTGCGCACCGGCGAGTTGGTCAAGGTACTTCCCGGCATCTACAGCCTCGGCGCGCCGACGGAGCTCACGCGGCTGCGCGCCCTAGACCTCCGATGCGGTGAGCAGGTAGCCGTCTGCCTGGGCACGGCCGCCGCGGTGTTCGGCTTCGACACCGAGGGCGTCACCGAGCTCCACGTGCTCAACCCGGCGGGCCATCTTCTGCGCGATCAGATCGGACTAAGGGTGCATCGGCGGGACGGCGCGCCACTGACCAGCCACCGCGGCCGCCGGCTCACCACTGCTGCGTGGACTGCGGTCGAGGTTGCGCGGGGCCTTCGCCGACCCCGGGCGTTGGCGACTCTCGACGCTGCCTTGGGCACCAAGACCTGTGATCGCGGCGAACTGCTGGCGGCAGCGGATGCGCAGGCGGGCCGGCGCGGGATCGTGACCGTGCGCGAACTCATTCAGATCGCCAGGCCGGGACCGGAATCCCCGATGGAGAGCGAGGCTCGGCTGGTCATGCTCGACGGAGGATTGCCCCAGCCCTGCCTGCAGTACGAGTTAGTCGACCTGGACGGGCGACTGTGGCGGGTCGACTTCGCGTGGCCGGACCACAAACTCGCTGTCGAGTACGACGGCTTCGATTGGCACCGGTCACCGGAGTCGCTGCGGCGGGACCGTCAGAAGAGAGCCGCGCTCGAGGAGATCGGCTGGCGGGTCCTGTCTGTCGTCAGCGATGATGTCCGACGGCACGGTGACGTGATGGTGCGCCGCATCGACGCGCAACTCTCGCGGGCCGCGGCCGCGTGAACGCGCAGCCTTGTCCGGTTCTGGAGCGAAAATCTGTACCGGAGTGAGCGCTCGGCCGTACTCCGACACGCCCTAAGCTGGCAGCCGTGGCGATCTCCAAAGTCGAGCGGCTGATGAACCTGGTCATCGCGCTGCTGTCCACGCGCAGCTTCATCACCGCCGAACGGATCCGCGAGACGGTCTACGGCTACAGCGAGACCGCCAGTGACGAGGCCTTCTCGCGCATGTTCGAGCGCGACAAGAACGAACTGCGCGACCTGGGCATCCCGCTGGAAACCGGGCGGGTGTCGCAGTTCGACCCCACCGAGGGCTACCGCATCAACCGCGACGCGTACGCGTTGCCCGCCGTCGAACTGACCCCCGACGAGGCGGCCGCGGTGGCGGTGGCGACGAAACTGTGGGAGTCGCCGGAGCTGATCACCGCCACGCAGGGAGCCTTGCTGAAACTGCGCGCCGCCGGCATCGACATCGACGCCGTCGACTCCGATTTCGCGATCGCGTCGACCGCGTCCCTGCCCGGGCTGCGCGGTTCCGAGGAGGTGCTCGGAATCGTGCTGTCGGCCATCGACTCTGGGCAGGCCGTGCAGTTCCGGCATCGGCCGGCACGCAGCGAGCCCTACACCACCCGAACCGTCGAGCCCTGGGGTGTGGTCACCCACAGGGGCCGCTGGTATCTGGTGGGCCATGACCGGGACCGCGACGCGACGCGCACGTTCCGGCTCTCCCGCATCGGTGCGGATGTCGCGGTGATCGGGCCGGCGGGCGCGGTGCGGCGACCCGACGGCGTCGACCTCCGCGAGATCGTCGACCGCGCCGTGGGGGACTGGCCATCGGGCGGGCAGGCGCGGGTGTGGCTGGCCGAGGGACGTGGCACGGCGCTGCGGCGGCGCGCGACGATGATCGGCCCCCACACGCTGAACGGCCGCGCCGGTGAGGAGATCTCGTTGGACATCGGCATGTTCGACCGGTTGGCCCGCGAGATCGCCGGCTATGGACCCGACGCGGTGGCGCTCGAACCGCAGTCGCTGCGTGAGGACGTGGTGGCGCGGCTGCGCGCCCAGGCAGAGCGAGCGGGAGCCGAAGCGTGAGTACCGTGTCGACCCGGCTGGTGCGGCTGCTCAACATGGTGCCGTACTTCCAGGCCAACCCGAGGATCACCTACGCCGAGGCGGCGTCGGACCTCGGCGTCAGCGTCGACCAACTGCGCGACGACCTGAACCAGCTGTGGATGTGCGGGCTGCCCGGCTACGGGCCCGGTGACCTGATCGACTTCGAGTTCTCCGGCGACACCATCGAGGTCACGTTCACCGCCGGCATCGACCACCCGCTGCGGCTGACCTCGCCGGAGGCGACGGGCGTGCTGGTGGCGCTGCGGGCGCTGGCCGAGGTGCCCGGGATGGTCGATCCGGAAGCCGCGCGCAGCGCGATCGCGAAGATCGAGTCGGCAGCGGGCACCGTGGGCGCGGGCTCGCCCACCGCCGCCGTCGACGAACCTGCGCCGATGGAGAGCGAGGCGGCCGCCGCCGTGCGCGCGGCGGTGCGCGACGACCGCGCGCTGGCCATCGAGTACTACTCGGCCTCCCACGACCAGCTGACCAGTCGTACCGTCGACCCGATCCGCGTCGTGCTGGTCGGTGACCACAGCTACCTGGAGGCCTGGTGTCGCACCGCCGAGGGCGTCCGGCTGTTCCGGTTCGACCGCATCGTCGACGCACAGGTCCTCGACGAGCCGGCGACCCCTCCGCCGCCTGCGGTGCAGGCCGAACCGGACACCTCCCTGTTCTCTCCCGATAATGCCGACCCCTCGCTGCCGTCGGCGACGCTGCTGATCGACCGGTCGGCGTCCTGGATGTTCGACTACTACCCGCTGGGGGTGCTTCGTGAGCTGCCCGACGGCGCCTGCGAGGCCGCGATGACTTACGCCTCGGACGACTGGATGACCCGGTTCGTGCTCGGCTTCGGGTCCGCGGTGCGGGTGCTCGAGCCTGCCGGGCTGGCGGCCA from Mycobacterium sp. IDR2000157661 harbors:
- the pafA gene encoding Pup--protein ligase gives rise to the protein MQRRIMGIETEFGVTCTFHGHRRLSPDEVARYLFRRVVSWGRSSNVFLRNGARLYLDVGSHPEYATAECDSLTQLVTHDRAGERVLEDLLIDAEQRLADEGIGGDIYLFKNNTDSAGNSYGCHENYLIVRAGEFSRISDVLLPFLVTRQLICGAGKVLQTPKAATFCLSQRAEHIWEGVSSATTRSRPIINTRDEPHADAEKYRRLHVIVGDSNMCESTTMLKVGTASLVLEMIEAGVAFRDFSLDNPIRAIREVSHDLTGRRPVRLAGGRQASALDIQREYYGRAVDYLQTREPDTQIQQVVDLWGRQLDAVESQDFAKVDTEIDWVIKRKLFARYQDRYNMELSDPKISQLDLAYHDIKRGRGVFDLLQRKGLAARITTDEDIEAAVNTPPQTTRAKLRGEFISAAQEAGRDFTVDWVHLKLNDQAQRTVLCKDPFRSVDERVKRLIASM
- a CDS encoding DUF559 domain-containing protein, which translates into the protein MPPDLVAVFAEQGRVATSAQILRHVSRRAMQRRLRTGELVKVLPGIYSLGAPTELTRLRALDLRCGEQVAVCLGTAAAVFGFDTEGVTELHVLNPAGHLLRDQIGLRVHRRDGAPLTSHRGRRLTTAAWTAVEVARGLRRPRALATLDAALGTKTCDRGELLAAADAQAGRRGIVTVRELIQIARPGPESPMESEARLVMLDGGLPQPCLQYELVDLDGRLWRVDFAWPDHKLAVEYDGFDWHRSPESLRRDRQKRAALEEIGWRVLSVVSDDVRRHGDVMVRRIDAQLSRAAAA
- a CDS encoding helix-turn-helix transcriptional regulator, with translation MAISKVERLMNLVIALLSTRSFITAERIRETVYGYSETASDEAFSRMFERDKNELRDLGIPLETGRVSQFDPTEGYRINRDAYALPAVELTPDEAAAVAVATKLWESPELITATQGALLKLRAAGIDIDAVDSDFAIASTASLPGLRGSEEVLGIVLSAIDSGQAVQFRHRPARSEPYTTRTVEPWGVVTHRGRWYLVGHDRDRDATRTFRLSRIGADVAVIGPAGAVRRPDGVDLREIVDRAVGDWPSGGQARVWLAEGRGTALRRRATMIGPHTLNGRAGEEISLDIGMFDRLAREIAGYGPDAVALEPQSLREDVVARLRAQAERAGAEA
- a CDS encoding helix-turn-helix transcriptional regulator → MSTVSTRLVRLLNMVPYFQANPRITYAEAASDLGVSVDQLRDDLNQLWMCGLPGYGPGDLIDFEFSGDTIEVTFTAGIDHPLRLTSPEATGVLVALRALAEVPGMVDPEAARSAIAKIESAAGTVGAGSPTAAVDEPAPMESEAAAAVRAAVRDDRALAIEYYSASHDQLTSRTVDPIRVVLVGDHSYLEAWCRTAEGVRLFRFDRIVDAQVLDEPATPPPPAVQAEPDTSLFSPDNADPSLPSATLLIDRSASWMFDYYPLGVLRELPDGACEAAMTYASDDWMTRFVLGFGSAVRVLEPAGLAARVRESAAAALSAYGVNE